One genomic region from Cellulosilyticum sp. I15G10I2 encodes:
- a CDS encoding DMT family transporter, translating into MFVIILSFLAGVSIVAARIINANLAKRIGVFEGTFFNYVVGLLFSFTILIFSQETLYPLRANLHNIPWWAYLGGLIGVLIVILSTYMTSKISSFYLTLLVFIGQFFVGIIIDYMRFDLLSAGKILGGFFVLAGLTYNLIIDKKTLPNS; encoded by the coding sequence ATGTTCGTCATAATACTATCATTTTTAGCTGGCGTTTCTATTGTAGCTGCCAGAATTATAAATGCTAATCTTGCTAAAAGAATTGGTGTTTTTGAGGGGACATTTTTCAACTATGTTGTTGGATTACTATTCTCCTTTACCATTTTAATATTTAGTCAAGAAACCTTGTATCCGCTTCGAGCAAACTTACATAACATCCCTTGGTGGGCTTATCTTGGCGGGCTTATAGGCGTTCTAATCGTTATATTGTCCACTTACATGACATCTAAAATCTCTAGCTTTTATTTAACGCTTTTAGTTTTTATAGGTCAGTTTTTTGTTGGTATTATTATCGACTACATGAGGTTCGATTTATTATCTGCCGGCAAAATACTCGGTGGTTTTTTTGTCTTGGCCGGCTTAACCTATAATTTAATAATAGATAAAAAAACACTACCCAATAGTTAG
- a CDS encoding DMT family transporter → MNIFISAFIGVLIAIMLLFNGTLSQAIGNYTSSVLIHITGLFAVILILLIGKLKIKFTSQIPLHLYSAGGIGVLTVLFSNLSFSLLGASLTLALSLLGQSLASILIDHFGILEMTVVKFEKKKLVGLLFIILGIFIMAVF, encoded by the coding sequence ATGAATATATTCATTTCAGCTTTTATAGGTGTTTTAATCGCTATAATGCTTTTGTTTAATGGTACTTTATCCCAAGCTATCGGAAATTATACTTCTAGTGTGCTGATACATATTACTGGGCTTTTTGCTGTTATACTCATTCTTTTAATCGGCAAATTAAAGATTAAGTTCACATCACAAATACCACTCCACTTATATAGCGCAGGTGGTATAGGGGTCTTAACTGTTCTGTTTAGTAATTTAAGCTTTTCGTTACTGGGTGCCTCTTTAACCCTTGCGCTTAGTTTACTGGGCCAATCTTTAGCATCTATTCTCATAGATCATTTTGGTATATTGGAAATGACTGTTGTTAAATTTGAGAAGAAGAAACTAGTTGGACTTCTATTTATTATCTTAGGCATCTTTATAATGGCTGTTTTTTAA
- a CDS encoding cyclic nucleotide-binding domain-containing protein: protein MIKINDSEKLNHYVAKYDIDKLFDEDAKTFIELLFFKKNEYICRQDEPIHYLFFFVEGKAKIFTTQGNGKSLLLSFYQEFKVLGDLEIINFEVATANVQAIEDTYCLGIPVEQVRTYLFNNVKLLRFICQSLGEKLNRCTKNSSVNLLYPLENRLASYMLATAPKEELNGENIIKLNENLTEVSELLGTSYRHLLRTLDNLCSKNIIKKKGHGFEVLDERALKKLAENVYK from the coding sequence ATGATAAAAATAAATGATTCTGAGAAGCTGAATCACTATGTGGCCAAGTATGATATTGATAAGCTATTTGATGAGGATGCAAAAACTTTTATAGAATTATTGTTTTTTAAAAAAAATGAGTATATTTGCAGGCAAGATGAACCTATTCATTACCTATTTTTCTTTGTAGAAGGCAAGGCGAAAATTTTTACAACACAAGGTAATGGCAAGTCTTTGCTGCTGAGTTTTTATCAAGAATTTAAAGTATTAGGAGATTTAGAGATTATTAATTTTGAAGTAGCAACTGCAAATGTACAAGCTATAGAAGATACTTATTGCTTAGGCATCCCCGTTGAACAGGTAAGAACATACTTATTTAATAATGTGAAGCTTTTAAGATTTATCTGTCAATCTCTAGGTGAAAAGTTAAATAGGTGTACTAAAAATAGTTCTGTTAACTTGCTCTATCCTCTTGAGAATAGATTGGCAAGTTATATGCTTGCAACTGCACCCAAAGAAGAGCTTAATGGAGAGAATATAATAAAGCTAAATGAAAATTTAACCGAGGTATCAGAACTATTAGGAACAAGCTACAGACATTTGTTAAGAACTTTAGATAATCTATGTTCAAAAAATATTATCAAAAAGAAGGGACATGGTTTTGAAGTTTTGGATGAAAGAGCTTTAAAAAAGCTTGCGGAAAACGTCTATAAATAA
- a CDS encoding LacI family DNA-binding transcriptional regulator produces the protein MKTTIKDIAQKANVSVGTVSKILNKKDGHISDETRQKVMATAKELNYTPNTLARSLVTRQTKTIGLILPDISNPFFPELARGAEDKASEAGYSIMYCNTDDDMKKEDKYIQMLTEKMVDGIIITQSTARKMTSEKLQSVTTPIVLIDRDVEGEGIRGKVLVDNLMGAYEAMKHLILKGHKKIVFVAGPLTSNTTKARLEGYKKALKEFKIPFNQNYILEGQYKSEWGFNAVKQLFEKDYDFDAVFCGNDLIAISVVRALKDAGKLIPQNIAVIGYDDIPMASLIEPPLTTVRQPIYEMGYHAAEMLVDIIENPNEDIEERSVLLDTQLIIRKTT, from the coding sequence ATGAAAACAACAATAAAAGATATTGCACAAAAAGCCAATGTATCAGTTGGTACAGTTTCCAAAATTCTTAATAAAAAAGATGGGCATATTAGTGATGAAACAAGGCAAAAAGTCATGGCGACAGCTAAGGAGCTTAATTATACGCCAAATACTTTAGCAAGGAGTCTTGTAACAAGGCAAACAAAAACAATAGGTCTTATTTTACCTGATATTTCAAACCCTTTCTTTCCAGAACTTGCAAGAGGTGCAGAGGATAAGGCGAGTGAAGCTGGTTACAGTATTATGTACTGTAATACGGATGATGATATGAAAAAGGAAGATAAATATATCCAAATGCTTACTGAAAAAATGGTTGATGGCATTATTATTACCCAATCTACTGCGAGAAAGATGACATCAGAAAAGCTTCAATCAGTAACCACACCCATTGTTCTTATAGACAGAGATGTAGAAGGAGAAGGGATCCGTGGAAAGGTGCTTGTTGATAACTTGATGGGAGCTTATGAGGCGATGAAGCATTTAATTTTAAAAGGTCATAAAAAAATCGTATTTGTTGCCGGGCCGCTTACTTCAAATACAACGAAGGCAAGGCTAGAGGGCTATAAAAAGGCTTTAAAAGAGTTTAAGATTCCTTTTAATCAAAACTATATTTTAGAGGGACAATATAAAAGTGAATGGGGTTTTAATGCGGTTAAGCAGCTGTTTGAAAAAGACTATGATTTTGATGCAGTGTTTTGCGGCAATGATCTTATTGCTATTAGTGTAGTTAGAGCCCTAAAAGATGCTGGTAAACTAATACCACAAAACATAGCGGTTATAGGATATGATGATATACCCATGGCAAGTCTTATAGAACCTCCCTTAACGACAGTGCGTCAGCCAATCTATGAGATGGGGTATCATGCCGCCGAGATGCTGGTAGATATTATTGAAAACCCAAATGAAGATATAGAAGAAAGAAGCGTATTATTAGATACGCAACTAATAATAAGAAAAACGACTTGA
- the rbsK gene encoding ribokinase: MITVVGSLNMDLVTKTDKVPKVGETFLGVEFKQAAGGKGANQADAIAKLGGKVAMIGRVGSDQFGKTLIESLKHDGVEVSQVQVTEGISTGIATIIVNGDGDNSIIVVSGANFKLIPQDIDRAEEVIKESAIMIAQLEVPIGVIKYAFKKAKQYGKYTVLNPAPARELDQELLELTDLLVPNETELEILSGRTLVTKDDMLVAAKELMQKGVKEMIVTLGGNGCLHINKTSSNHYPAHLVEAVDTTAAGDSFIGAIATALSEGKSIEAAIHFAAKVSALTVTREGAQDSLPTKKEVEEYMTDI, encoded by the coding sequence ATGATTACAGTTGTTGGAAGTTTAAACATGGACTTAGTAACTAAAACAGATAAGGTACCTAAGGTAGGAGAGACATTTTTGGGTGTTGAGTTTAAGCAGGCAGCAGGCGGAAAAGGTGCAAATCAGGCAGATGCCATTGCGAAGCTTGGCGGAAAAGTTGCAATGATAGGCAGAGTAGGGAGTGATCAATTTGGAAAAACTCTTATAGAGAGCTTGAAGCATGATGGGGTTGAAGTATCTCAAGTTCAAGTAACAGAAGGTATCTCTACAGGTATTGCGACTATTATTGTAAATGGTGACGGCGATAATTCAATCATCGTGGTGTCAGGTGCAAATTTTAAGTTAATACCACAAGACATTGATAGAGCTGAAGAAGTCATTAAGGAATCAGCTATAATGATTGCACAACTTGAAGTGCCCATAGGCGTCATTAAGTATGCCTTTAAAAAGGCAAAGCAATATGGCAAGTATACGGTATTAAATCCTGCACCAGCAAGAGAACTTGATCAAGAACTTCTGGAGCTTACAGATCTCTTGGTTCCTAATGAAACAGAACTTGAAATACTAAGCGGCAGAACGCTTGTAACAAAAGATGATATGCTCGTGGCAGCAAAAGAACTTATGCAAAAAGGTGTAAAAGAAATGATTGTTACACTAGGTGGCAATGGATGTCTTCATATTAATAAGACAAGCAGCAATCATTATCCTGCACATCTTGTAGAAGCAGTAGATACAACAGCGGCAGGAGATAGCTTTATTGGAGCCATAGCAACGGCACTTTCTGAGGGTAAATCAATTGAAGCAGCTATTCATTTTGCAGCCAAGGTCAGCGCGCTTACAGTAACACGGGAGGGTGCACAAGATTCTTTACCTA